Sequence from the Azospirillum formosense genome:
CGGCGGTGTGGCTGGTGACGAGCGCCCAGCAGCCGAAGGCGGTGTTGACCGGCGTGACCGAGGTCAGAATTTCATAGCCGCCGGAGGAACGCGGCAGGCGCAGCGCCAGCGGCTCGTTCCCGGCGCAGGAGGCGCCCAACCGGTCCAGCACCCCCTGTTCGAGGAGCTGGTGCCGCTCGGCGTCCAGATCGTCGGTGGGCACCGACGGGGCGGCGGCGACGTAGTAGAAGCCGTCGCTGCCCATCAGGTTGTTGCCGGCCAGCGCGCGCGGCCGGACCAGCAGCTTCAGCCGGGTGTTCCCGTCCGCGAAGCGGCGCAGGATGGGGCCGAGCTGCGGCAAGGCCGCGCGGTTGGCGCGGGACAGGTCCGGCTCCAACGCGCGGGCGATCAGCTCGCCCTGCCGCTGCGCGCTTTGCAGCAGCAGGGTCTGCGTCGTGGTGTCGGCGCGCTGGAACTGATCATAGATCAGCACCGGGACCGCCAGGAAGACGATGGTCAGCAGCGCCAGCCGGCTGGCCAGCGAGTGCCACAACCACCGCAACCGGCCGCCGGGGAAACCCGCCATGGAGAAGCCTCCCTTGGTGAGTTCCGCCCCGTCCCGCACCCCGTCAGGCCCGCGGGCCTCAATCGGCAGCAGCGCCATCGGCCATCACATCCGCGTCGTCGTCGCGCGTGCGGCCCGTGCCACCGGTGCCGTTGCCCCAGCGGTAGCCAAAGCCCGGATAGTTCTCAATGCAGTCGAACTCGGCATCCACCACGCGGAACTTCTGGCGAATGCGCTTGATGAAGGCACGGACGTTGGCGCGGTAGCCCGACGGGCCGTAGCCGGCCAGGAAGCCCTTGCCATGCACGAGGTCGTAGATCTCGCGGTAGGACACATCCTCTTCCGGACGGGTCGCCATCAGCTTGACGATGTTGAACTCGGTCAGCGTCAGGTCGATGCGCTTGCCGTTCCACAGGGCGCGGCTGTTGTCCAGGCGCAGGTCGAGATTGCCCAGCGCGTAGACGGATTCCTTCGGCCCCTCGGCCTCTTCCGGCGTGCCCTTGGAGCCGTCCACGATGAGGCGCATGCGCTTCAGCAGGATCGACAGGCTGCGCGACTTCTCGACGAAGTCGAGCGCGCCGCCGGCCAGGGCGGCCTCTTCGTAGATCTGGTCCGACAGCACGGTGAGGAAGATCACCGGCAGGTCGATGCCGCGGGAGCGCATCTGGCGCAGGACGTCGATGCCGTCCATCTTCGGCATGCGCCAGTCCAGCAGGACGATGTCCACCGAACCGCCCTCGGCGAAGAAGTCGAGCGCGGGTTCGCCACGGTCGAAGGTGATGACCTCATACCCCTCGTCGGCGAGGTTGAGGCTGAGGGATTCGCGGAACAGGTCGTCGTCGTCGACCAGCGCCACGCGGGCGACGGCGGCCTCAGTCATTGCGGACATCCCAGCCTTGGGCAAGGAGTTGAGCGAAGCATCGTTTATCGACATCTGGGACATTTTCGCTGCTCTTCATATCGTAGGAAAGGGCACGGAAGTCCTGGGAGGACGTCATGTCCATGAAGAAGAAGACTTTGAGCGAGCAATCGCCCTTAGCGTAATGCCACACCTTTGCAGGTGGCGCCTCTTCCGTTGCGGCAGGGGTGCCCAGGAGACGCCGGGTCTGGACTTGGTCCAGGCCGAC
This genomic interval carries:
- a CDS encoding response regulator transcription factor, encoding MSAMTEAAVARVALVDDDDLFRESLSLNLADEGYEVITFDRGEPALDFFAEGGSVDIVLLDWRMPKMDGIDVLRQMRSRGIDLPVIFLTVLSDQIYEEAALAGGALDFVEKSRSLSILLKRMRLIVDGSKGTPEEAEGPKESVYALGNLDLRLDNSRALWNGKRIDLTLTEFNIVKLMATRPEEDVSYREIYDLVHGKGFLAGYGPSGYRANVRAFIKRIRQKFRVVDAEFDCIENYPGFGYRWGNGTGGTGRTRDDDADVMADGAAAD